In Alosa sapidissima isolate fAloSap1 chromosome 11, fAloSap1.pri, whole genome shotgun sequence, a single window of DNA contains:
- the LOC121724124 gene encoding cyclic nucleotide-gated cation channel beta-1-like, whose amino-acid sequence MEARGAKGRWDEREGTREIRMFNWVVKVVPQPPESLGEEQDKKDAKKTPLQPKDEDQNSLDSNAQNGVLTWLSNGFVSALPQPAGVTSDAKSIAPEDDSRQGGVIGWISQGLGKVVPQPDDKYKEDNLTEDVTEIYEAKDLPDAEPLPHIPVVELFSDDESEVDSIPIQFPPKVIDWLKNSVENAIPQHRPGFSEPSSRRTTPCSEKVYSPPPESITSANDEESKNNVVSWIMQGLGRIVPQPALKGKEENGENGDILVQNGKLIFLPLSHSITTLTPSISFCFRGESSESPLNKRRKKTEGLSHGFHQYSLTQQRNDLSLRLSTAWSRPEPEVAPKAQPQKETLQPAPRVPSTHSVRVAHSAHAEAGCQSTQLGQSSILEVSEPVQMEDAETQTGRWTPFVENIKREAEHAAIMSMEERLRLERLETTRLAEEVARHAAEMTIRQLAEEKEMRLAMPTQPQLEDLEEELEPECQEVCYVEEFQQIEEELEEVIEPPPEPKQSVEQAEDVPSRSGQASLQQEELEPEEQPEEEEPSAQTQEVPSPVKVASPVRSPSPEQEPDPEQEKNAEQAAPESGPVTEQPQAAPESGPVTEQPQAAPESGPVTEQPQAAPESGPVTEQPQAAAATSSPQTITQEDAPVGEEEAGVSVFCDTLRSFLVHVPYGAQCLSRVEQLMQENNITPPTLPHIPCSVAELQQQLTKQCPGAQQLSQELSELPHNLSHQVSQLQQLPQQCSQQVSQATQRVTQRVTQLTQRVSNLPQQISTLPQQIPTLPPQLTNISQQLSSLSQTLSSLPAQASSLSQPLSPSRMPKQQQQQTRDVELDRLVRQSPLHHPRTTSPSSPSSALELPNVPSYHRLPPIALPRQLSGVSNPAFHIEDDLTSAHHSESSRLSLHPAVNVEDVDSEGVLANRSHSMPRVVNHQGPNLKTLTVPGPSKTNHSRERKQHNIWNKIKKLYSQDNEDEDKRETAVHAWPSQSSLLSVDEGLKERPASSASQTSTVVNERLQELVKLFKERTERAKEKLIDPDDSDEDTPPASPAKAAAAAPPEKKDEAPPPPPPQEEQEEQETAQPCCKGRLASCCTRLLQYRFPISIDPFTNLVYVLWLLFVTLAWNWNMWLIPVRWAFPYQTPDNIYLWLVTDYLCDTIYILDILVFQPRLQFIRGGDIVCDKTEMRKNYMKTYRFKMDVISLLPLELFYFKTGINPLLRFPRLLKIMSFFEFNERLEAILTKPYFYRVIRTTTYLLYSLHCNACLFYWGSAYEGLGSTQWVYDGKGNSYIRCYYFAVKTLITIGGLPDPTNLFEIVFQLINYFVGVFVFSIMIGQMRDVVGAATAGKTYYRSCMDNTVKYMGAYRIPKEVQNRVKTWYEYTWQSQGMLDEQELLVQLPDKMRLDIAVDVNYSIVSKVALFQGCDRQMIFDMLKSLRSVVYLPGDYVCKKGEVGREMYIIKAGEVQVVGGPDGKTVFVTLKAGSVFGEISLLAISGGNRRTANVVAHGFANLFILDKKDLNEILVHYPESQKLLRRKAKKMLAKDKKPDAKKEEIKEKAQVIPPRAETPKLLKAALEMTEKSGLKGALSKLKEKANKSNVSLQPSLASTLLTPSPTPGQPPEQEPDILSQNSDSSTASRRTGTCERESAISSQEREGVQEDKENKGKEEEG is encoded by the exons ATGGAGGCAAGAGGAGCAAAGGGCAgatgggatgagagagagggtacAAGAGAAATCAG GATGTTCAACTGGGTGGTGAAAGTGGTTCCACAGCCGCCCGAGTCTCTGGGTGAAGAGCAG gacaAGAAAGATG CCAAGAAAACCCCCCTGCAACCCAAAGATGAGGACCAAAACTCACTTGATAG CAATGCCCAAAATGGGGTGCTGACCTGGCTGTCCAATGGCTTCGTCAGCGCTCTGCCCCAACCAGCCGGGGTGACCTCTGATGCCAAG TCAATTGCTCCAGAGGATGATTCAAG ACAAGGTGGGGTGATTGGCTGGATCTCCCAGGGACTGGGGAAAGTCGTGCCACAGCCAGATGACAAGTACAAGGAGGACAACTTAACTGAAGATGTGACAGAG ATCTATGAGGCAAAGGACCTTCCAG ATGCTGAGCCACTGCCACACATACCAGTTGTGGAGCTTTTTTCTGATGACGAATCTGAAGTTGACAGCATCCCAATTCAGTTCCCTCCCAA AGTGATTGACTGGTTAAAGAACAGTGTTGAGAATGCCATCCCTCAGCATCGGCCTGGCTTCTCGGAGCCTTCCTCAAGAAGGACAACACCCTGTTCTGAAAAAG TTTACTCACCGCCTCCAGAGTCCATCACCAGTGCGAATGATGAGGAATCCAAAAACAA tgTGGTCAGCTGGATCATGCAGGGCCTGGGCCGTATAGTGCCACAGCCAGCGCTGAAAGGCAAGGAGGAGAACGGA GAGAATGGTGACATTCTGGTGCAAAATGGTAAGTTaatttttcttcctctttcacaCAGCATAACT ACTCTAACTCCGTCCATCTCCTTCTGTTTCAGGGGGGAGAGTTCTGAGAGCCCCTTAAACAAAAGGAGAAAGAAGACTGAGGGACTGTCt CATGGGTTTCACCAGTATTCTCTGACTCAACAGAGAAATGACCTGAGCTTAA GACTCTCCACAGCTTGGAGCCGTCCAGAACCTGAAGTAGCTCCAAAGGCTCAACCTCAGAAGGAGACCCTCCAGCCTGCCCCCAGAGTACCCTCAACTCACTCAGTAAGAGTAGCGCACTCTGCCCACGCTGAAGCAGGGTGCCAGTCTACGCAGCTGGGACAGTCCAGCATCCTGGAGGTGTCTGAGCCTGTGCAGATGGAGGATGCCGAGACGCAGACAGGGAGATGGACGCCCTTCGTAGAGAACATCAAGAGGGAGGCCGAGCACGCAGCCATCATGTCGATGGAGGAACG CCTGCGTTTGGAGCGTCTGGAGACCACACGGCTGGCCGAGGAGGTTGCTCGTCACGCTGCTGAGATGACCATCAGACAACTAgcagaggagaaagagatgagaCTGGCTATGCCAACACAGCCCCAACTGGAGGATCTGGAGGAAGAACTGGAGCCAGA GTGCCAGGAAGTGTGCTACGTTGAAGAATTTCAACAAATAGAGGAGGAGCTAGAGGAAGTGATAGAACCCCCACCTGAACCAAAGCAGTCCGTAGAGCAGGCCGAGGATGTTCCATCACGCAGTGGCCAGGCCTCCCTTCAGCAGGAGGAGCTAGAGCCAGAGGAGCaaccagaggaggaggagccttCAGCTCAGACACAGGAAGTCCCCTCACCTGTCAAAGTCGCGTCTCCTGTCCGATCCCCATCGCCTGAGCAGGAGCCTGACCCAGAGCAGGAGAAGAACGCTGAGCAGGCAGCACCAGAGTCCGGTCCAGTAACAGAGCAGCCACAGGCAGCACCAGAGTCCGGTCCAGTAACAGAGCAGCCACAGGCAGCACCAGAGTCCGGTCCAGTAACAGAGCAGCCACAGGCAGCACCAGAGTCCGGTCCAGTAACAGAGCAGCCACAGGCAGCAGCggccacctcctctcctcagaCCATCACTCAG gagGACGCACCTGTGGGGGAGGAGGAAGCTGGTG TGTCCGTGTTCTGTGACACACTGAGGAGCTTTCTGGTGCACGTCCCTTATGGAGCGCAGTGTCTCAGCAGAGTGGAGCAGCTGATGCAGGAGAACAACATCACTCCTCCGACGCTGCCTCACATCCCCTGCTCTGTGGCGGagctgcagcaacagctgacCAAGCAGTGTCCTGGCGCCCAGCAGCTCTCGCAGGAGCTCTCCGAGCTGCCCCACAATCTGTCCCATCAGGTCTCCCAGCTCCAGCAGCTGCCCCAGCAGTGCTCCCAGCAGGTCTCTCAGGCCACTCAACGGGTCACTCAACGGGTCACTCAGCTGACCCAACGGGTCTCCAACCTGCCTCAGCAGATATCTACTTTACCACAGCAGATTCCCACTCTGCCGCCACAGCTGACCAACATATCCCAGCAACTCTCCAGCCTGTCCCAGACGCTGTCCAGTCTGCCGGCACAGGCCTCCTCCTTGTCACAGC CCTTAAGCCCCAGTAGGATGCctaaacaacagcagcagcagacgcgAGATGTGGAGCTGGACAGGCTTGTCCGCCAgtcccccctccaccacccacGCACCACCTCCCCCTCGTCCCCCAGTAGTGCCCTTGAGTTGCCCAACGTCCCCTCCTACCATCGGCTACCCCCTATTGCCCTCCCTAGGCAGCTATCCGGAGTGTCCAACCCTGCCTTCCATATTGAGGATGACCTTACCTCAGCACACCACTCAG AGAGTTCTAGGCTTAGTTTGCACCCTGCTGTCAATGTTGAAGATGTAGATTCAGAAGGAGTGCTGGCCAACCGATCTCACAGCATGCCCCGAGTGGTCAACCACCAGGGCCCAAACCTGAAAACTCTTACAGTGCCTGGACCCTCCAAAACTAACCACTCAAG agagaggaagcagCACAATATCTGGAATAAAAT AAAAAAGCTCTACTCTCAAGACAATGAGGATgaagacaagagagagacagctgtCCATGCATGGCCCAGTCAGAGCAGCCTGCTCAGTGTGGACGAAGG GTTAAAAGAGCGACCAGCCTCCTCTGCCAGCCAGACCAGCACTGTGGTTAATGAGCGTTTGCAGGAGCTGGTGAAGCTGTTCAAAGAGAGAACAGAGCGTGCTAAGGAGAAGCTCATTGACCCGGATGACTCGGATGAAGATACACCTCCTGCGT CCCCTGCCAAAGCTGCTGCTGCGGCTCCTCCAGAGAAGAAGGACGaggcacctccacccccaccaccacaggaggagcaggaggagcaggagaccGCTCAGCCTTGCTGCAAAGGGAGGCTGGCATCTTGCTGCACAAGACTGCTGCAGTACCGATTCCCAATCAGCATCGACCCCTTCACGA ATCTGGTATACGTCCTGTGGCTGCTCTTTGTGACTTTGGCGTGGAACTGGAATATGTGGCTGATCCCGGTCCGCTGGGCTTTCCCCTACCAGACGCCAGATAACATCTACCTGTGGTTGGTAACAGACTACCTGTGTGACACCATCTACATCCTGGACATCTTAGTCTTTCAACCCCGGCTACAGTTTATACGTGGCGGAGACATAGTG TGTGATAAAACAGAGATGCGGAAGAACTACATGAAAACCTATCGGTTCAAG ATGGATGTCATTAGCCTCCTGCCCCTTGAGTTATTCTACTTCAAAACTGGTATCAATCCTCTGTTACGTTTCCCCCGACTACTGAAG ATCATGTCTTTCTTTGAGTTCAACGAACGTCTAGAGGCTATCTTGACCAAACCTTACTTTTACAG AGTCATCCGCACCACTACATATTTGCTGTACTCGTTGCACTGCAACGCCTGCCTGTTCTACTGGGGCTCTGCTTACGAGGGCCTCGGCTCCACCCAGTGGGTGTATGATGGGAAGGGAAACAG CTACATTCGCTGCTACTACTTTGCAGTGAAGACTCTGATCACTATTGGTGGACTGCCAGACCCCACAAATCTTTTTGAGATTGTGTTTCAGCTCATCAATTACTTTGTTGGGGTTTTTGTGTTCTCCATCATGATTGGGCAG ATGAGGGATGTGGTGGGGGCAGCGACAGCAGGGAAAACCTACTACAGATCCTGCATGGACAACACAGTGAAATACATGGGTGCGTACCGTATACCCAAAGAGGTCCAGAACCGTGTAAAGACCTGGTATGAGTACACGTGGCAGTCTCAAGGCATGCTCG ATGAACAAGAGCTACTAGTCCAGTTACCTGACAAGATGAGACTGGACATCGCTGTGGATGTCAACTATTCCATTGTCAGTAAAGTTGCTCTTTTCCAG GGTTGTGACCGCCAGATGATCTTTGACATGCTGAAGAGCCTCAGATCTGTTGTCTACTTGCCAGGGGACTATGTGTGTAAAAAG GGAGAAGTGGGTCGAGAGATGTACATCATCAAAGCTGGGGAGGTGCAGGTTGTTGGTGGTCCAGATGGGAAGACAGTCTTTGTCACTCTGAAAGCAGGCTCTGTGTTTGGGGAGATCAG TTTACTGGCAATAAGTGGAGGGAACCGGCGTACAGCTAATGTCGTTGCTCATGGTTTCGCTAATCTCTTCATTTTGGACAAAAAGGACCTTAATGAGATTCTGGTGCATTACCCTGAATCTCAGAAGTTGCTTCGTAGAAAAGCCAA GAAGATGCTGGCCAAAGACAAAAAGCCTGATGCaaagaaggaagaaataaaagaGAAAGCCCAGGTCATCCCTCCGCGAGCTGAAACGCCCAAACTGTTGAAAGCTGCTCTTGAGATGACTGAGAAATCAGGCCTCAAAGGTGCACTTTCCAAACTGAAAGAGAAGGCAAATAAGTCCAACGTATCACTTCAG CCATCGCTGGCATCGACTCTCctgaccccctcccccaccccaggGCAGCCTCCGGAACAAGAGCCTGATATCCTGTCTCAAAACTCAGACAGCTCCACAGCCAGTCGCAGGACAGGGacatgtgaaagagagagtgctaTCTCTTcccaggagagagagggtgtgcaaGAGGACAAAGAGAACAAAGGGAAGGAGGAAGAAGGATGA